The Equus caballus isolate H_3958 breed thoroughbred chromosome 4, TB-T2T, whole genome shotgun sequence genome includes the window ATTAATGTAGTCATGCCAGCTTTCTTATGAGtaatatttacattgttttacCATTAAAACTATTGGTGTGTTTGTATTTAACATGTATTTCTTGTAAATGGCATATTGTTCAGGCTTTGTTTTCATCTagtacagtggttctcaaccaggcaTGATTTTGTCTAGCAGGGAACATTTGCAACTATCTGGAGACAATTTTAGTTGTGGTAACTGAAAAGAGAGGGGTAGTGCTACTGATATCTagcaggtagaggccagggacgcTGTCAAACATCCTGCAGTGCAAAGGACAATCTCCTACAGTAAAGAATTATGTGGCTCAAAATGCTGAAGTTGAAAAACTCTGATCTAGTTTGAcaatctctgacttttaattgAAGCcattagtccatttacatttaatgtaattatcaataTGGTTAATTTTCAATCTGgtatcttgctatttgttttctttttgtcctattggttctttgttcctttgttcttcctttcttgccttctttgggattaatcaagtattttttttagtattctattttacctcttctattgatttttttattacgCCTCTTTGTAATGTAACTATCCTGTTCTTTATCACAGTTttcatttattactttatttatatcagtatgggcATATAGAGTTTCCTGTGTTACTCAATGGGCTATAGTCTGTTActatcattgtttattttaatgctcaaattgtcccagctcTGGCCATTGGGAGTTACTTCTGGATGACTTTAATGCCTTTTTGTCTTGTCCTTATAATTCTGTGAGCACTGCTTGCTTTCTGGAACTAACAAACTCATCTTGCTTTTTGCTGCTCcagcaaaagaaatcagaagtaatcagttatttctccaaagagccctggttccttttagtggagaaaaaTATTCAGAAGCTATGATCTAGAATCTAGGTGTGTTCATTGCTATTGGGGCATTGATAATCTCAGGCCCTCTTAGTAGACAAAGCTAGGgattatatgtataaaaataccacacacatgTATTTACACATATGTACATCTATATTAATTTCTCTACCTACCTGATACTTCCTCTTCCAATCCTACACCTTAGGGATCTTTCTAGTTCTCTCCATTGCCATATTTCCAATTCCTTTCTTGAACAGAAGAATCTCTTcctattctctttatttttcttattggaTAATTCCCTCCTTATGTAACCAATCTCCCATCATCATCTCTTCCCTATCCCTGGTGCAGATGCCCTCCTTAGCCCATGCCAGATCACTTCTCTTTGTGGTTTCTGCCACCTGCTCTGATATCCCATGCCAGGCATTGCTCCCCTGCATAAGTGCCATACagcgatttttaaaaatttctgataCATTTATCAGTTCTAAAACTTCCATTTGGTTCTGAAATTTCTTATCTCTTTGCCCTTCATCTCCATTCTTTCCTGTAAATTCCTCaacattacttttttaaaatgttcttgtcTGCTAGTAATCTACAAGTCTCTGTCTGTTGACTGCTTACTCTTGAAAATGGGTCCAATTCCTCCCCTCCTCATATatctcataatttaaaaaattttattctgtatTGTGCATAAAAGAACAGTGGAGAGTAAAgtgtaattttgtgtgtgtgtgtgtgtgttcagagTGCATGCCATTCATTCTGTGCTGGTTAGCATGAGGGACCTGTCCCTCAGAATCCCCCACAAGTTGAACTGAGCTGGAGCTGGGCTGCAGCCTTAATTAGAATGAGTTCAGCTCCAGTTAGTCCAATCCCTAACCTCCTATGCCTCATTTGCCAAGAGATTAAGCAATTTGATCTTTTTAGTGTTTGAACTGGAACAAGAGTCCAGTCTCAGTTTAGTTAGGATTCAAATTTGGTTCCAACTCTGGCAATTAAGTGTGACATGCAAAGCTACACAAATTCTCTTTGCTTACTGGGTCCTCCTCCATAGCTACTTTCTTGGcaaaattccaggaaaaatagCCAGGAGAATTGTTGGGTCAAGCACTTAACGCTCTTGCAGACCCCTCTCATCAGGCTACGATGTTGTCAACAGTTCAGccagtttccttctttcctgtgaAATCTCCTAGTCCATGGTAGCTCCACTTCTCACCTACCAGCACCCAGACAGGCATTTGCCTCAGGTATAGAAGCTGCTGCAGTCTCTACTTATTTGTGAATAATTCATCTCTCTCTGGGATTTATTTCATCTAGACTTGCTTGTATATACTACTCTGTAAAAGCACCGTTAAAGATTATGTTTATTATATCTGGAATTTTTCTAATGTTTCACTGGATCAaagttcttttgtattttatatcCTAACCAGAAGTGAAAGTCAAATTCACCATGTtcttttaaagtgaaatttaCATTGGTTTCGAGTTCAAGACAGTGAACATATGACTTTATATCTTGTTCTCCAGTTCCCATTAAATTAATAGTAAAGGAATAAACAAGTGACTATACCATCAACATATAGGGAATGGGAGGACCTATCACCAGACCAGAGATTTTAGCACACATCCAGAAGCCAAAATGAATAGAAGAGTGGGAACTGGGGATGCAGAGAGGAGCAAGCTGTAGCCTTGCAGCCTCACAGAGGAAGCATCTGACCAGTCCAGCACAACCCCGGAAAGGCTCTGGCATCAGAGATTTCTGGAAAATGGAGGGAGAGGTTAAGAAGTGGGCTGATATTACCTTGGTTAATAATTGAAGGTCTTCATATTGACCAATTGTACCTCTTCCATTTGCTCACGTGCTTGTAGCCAGGTGGTTACCCCCTTTATAAAATACTCAAACATTTCTCTAAAAGGCATGCAGTTATTGATACCCAAGGGTAAAACCTTCCTTTTCCTGGCATGTGGAAGTCTCTACAACATAAAATCTGGCTCAAAGCTGAGTTTGAGACCCAATTCTTAGTCATAGCTGTGTAATTTAGGGGAGATTACATAAGTTCatagcctcaatttcctcattcataaagTAAAAGTATATCCATCATTAAAGGTGGTTGTGGGAATTTAACAAAATCATGTATATCAAAGTGCTTAGCCTTCTTAGCACACTGCCTAGGACACAGTAAACATTAAATAGATGAAAGCCATTGTCATTTTGTTATTGATGAATTAGTTGTTTTATGTGGAAAGTAAGAAAGGAATCCACAGGTTAGGTgttggagagaaagaggaatatAGGTAGGAGAGAAATAGGTGAGGGTACCCATGCACATGGATGTGGATTACAAGTTAAAATTCCCATTCCATTTTTCTAATCAATACCTAGGCGTGTAGAACAAGAAATCATTACGTATAAGGACTCCAAAGAACCTAGAAATATCTATtataaaattacatgaaaatgGCATCCATCTGAAATTccacatatacacaaacaaaatgaTTTGTTTAGAGAAAATTCATTGTGCTATTTGCATTCCCATGCCATAAGacacaggattttttttctttccttctaaaaaAATACTCTGTATAGAGCGTCACTAACATCCAATGTTGTATCCAAAGACTCGTCAGTGTGCTGGGGTGAGGAAGACAGAACAAATGATCCACTGCCAAATTAAAACTGCTCTGAAGTCTTGTGATTTAcactaaaaattaatataaattttgcTCATCAATACATTGGTATGTGTtctaatatagaaatatttttacttcatatGGAATAAACATTGCCAGCCTAGGAAGATAGGCCACATTCCTCTTTATCCCCAGGACACTGCTAAAACTTTGATATGGAATAGGTCGATATTTTTAGGTCGACACCACTTTACTAAACCTGTccttttattctaattattttaagttCATACTTATAAAATATTGTGAGGTCATCATACAAGATGACTGGGCAACTCGAtgttttttaatcaattaaaatGGTTTTTATGTATTAATATAAAAAAACAGTGATTAGCCTATAGTTTTCCATCTTGAATCAGCTTTGGCCTAAGTAATATTacttcttaataaaaataaatgtcaattacTTTATCAACAAAATAGTTCCTCAAAACGATTACTGCTTAGATTTCATTGTTTCATACTTTATATCTATGTATTGCAACTAGTGAATAGAGAAGATACTTCCAAAATGAGATATTTGTCATTTCCCTAGCTTGTCCTTAACCTGCTCATGTTTATGGGCTGACTTTTCTGACTCTACAGTGTAGTTGTCACTGATATGCAGAGCCACATTCCTTCTTTGTTCATCAGACTTTCTTTTAATAATTAGTAATTTTCATTTGTAATAAATCTCCAGTCTGTCTACATCTTTCTATTGGGAAATCAATGAAAGAGTCGATCTAAATTATATCTGAGTCATGATGAAAATGGATCCAACCCACAAAAAGTCCATTTTTTGGTGACATCAATTATGTTTTCATTCAAACCTATCTGAAAGAGTTTTTCCTTCCCTAATCTTGACTTATTACCCTTTTACtacaaatgagattttttttcctttcactgatTCTGTAACAGTCTTTAGTAATTAACTTAATGAGGATCTTGAAATAATATCAACTTAAAACTGTTAAGAAAATGTAGTAATTTACAACCAGGTGATTCCAATTTCTCCTTAGGATCCTAAACTCATTAACTCAGTCAAATACATTCTTAAAATACCTCCTATTATGGACAAAGCACTCTTCTGGGTAATTGTGTACCAGAACACCAAGGTGTGTAAGTCTCCGCCTGAAAAGAGATGACAGTCTAGTAGTTTCGGATAGCAGAGATGTTCAAAAGTACTAACAGATCTAACTCCTCTGAGCATTTACTATCAAATATACCTAATCAAATTCAGATATACCTAATCACATTCTTAAATTAAACCATTTTCTTCTGGCATTCCTAATATTAACTATCATATCACCTGTGGAAAGGTAATATAGAACATTACTTTAGAAAAGACTAAGTTCTAAATGTGAAAGAATACATATAAAAAGGCACTACCCAAAACAGCAAATATACTTAAGCCAAAACTTACAAACAAAACATACAGTTACAAATAGATTCTAATGAAgattttaccaaaaataaaaaagtctgcCCACTAatgcattaaatataaatgcattttaattaacaatgtaattttttaaaagcatagaaCTTACAAAAACACTGGTCATAAAAATGGTCTTCTGAAAAAGGTCTTTTCTGTAGAACTCTGTATTTATTAAGAAGAACAAGATAGAAAGCTATGCAAAGATAAATCCAAGTATCCTAGGGAGAAAGAGTTTAATCAGAGTAaactaaaacaatttttgaaTGAAATAATAGCATAACTGAAAAGTTATGGGAAGAGAAACAACTTGGTTCCTCAATTTATCACATAACAgtgtacactttttaaaaagatgtttatgGGGATAGTGCTTTTGTGGTTTTAGCAAGGTATCATATAAGGAAACAAAGTCGGTCAATAATATGTTGAAAAATATCTCCatgttatctatttctttctaGTAGAATGATAAAGTTTTGCCCTAAAATAATTCCTATCACTCCGAGTAACTCCTTCCTAAACATTGATATATAAAATGAAAGCCATAAGAAAATCAGTCTGATTGTTAGATCTGTTTTTAATCTTTAGGTAAAAGTAACCAATCATTTTATCCTTCTTATAATACTCCTTCTCCATACTATCAGTtactttaatgttttaaaattggtAACTTTAATTTAGGATGCCATCTAACAATcatttatagttttttgtttgtttgggtagGAGAATTCACCAAAAGTGgacattttatactttttggttAATAAATTGGCTCAAGTCACGTTTTTAGCCCAGATCTTGTTTGGTTGTACTTTCAcagaaaatatgtattaaaacatTAGCTTTGTGGCTGTACAACTGTCTGCTATCTTTTGAATGTGACTTTCAGTACCATCATAATAATATCACTTTATAAAGGATGCAGAATATACTTTTATGTTTGGCTTTTTCAGAGCAAAGAGATATGCTCGATATTggcttagaaatttaaaaagagattttacttaaaattaattcAACTGTTTCTTGCAGCTCTAAGCTCATACTTTTAACACTTAGCTTTTCTGCTATACTATTTCTAAATAGTAATGAAACACTATACAATTTCATTTGGATGATCTTGATATAAATATGTAACCAAATATTGGAAATTTTCAAATCAACCTGCTACCAACCGTAAACTCTAATACATGGGAATTTTCTTGTGACTATCACTTTTAATATACTAAAGTATTCAATAAGTGTTATTTGCACATTatgtgagaaatgaatttttaacaaaattttattcaaagCATTAGGAAAATCATAttcaaaacacagaaataatCAGACTATAACAACGCTGCATAGATAGTGGTATACAAGTTCCCTGACGCTAAGTGACTTCTTCCTAACTAAAACTTCAATTTTCAAGTCACCAGGTAGAAAATGGTAGAGGCATTACGTCCTCTCTGAGGCCGGAAAAATGGCTTCAATGTGAGAAGTCACACCATTTAAACAACAAAGATTAGATTATCCCTCAATTTAAATCTATTCCCTCTTGTTATTTCTCACAGATGAAAATTTAGAATGTAAGGATTATTGGAAGGGAATAGGAGGTAAACTACCTCTTAGGAGATACACTGATCAGTGCCTGCTTTAATCAGACGAGACActgaattaagttttaaaaattacacccACACCATAATGCTTAACTAAAATTGCCAACATGAATACTTTTTCACATAACACGTTACATGGATACAAGAACCAGTTTCCAATCCTTTGAccttcaatagaaaaaaatgttgccACTAAAAgggatttgaaaaataattttcaagcaGACAATTAATTCTACAGAGATCAAAATCATTTCTGAATACTGAAAATAGCCTAAATCAATTGAGAAAGTGCTAAAGTTCTTTTATAAGATTACTTTTTGAAAGGGCAGATAATATACTTGGAAGGACTTTTTAGCTGAAAACATTGTTCATTAAGAAAACATTAAGTTACCCTGAGAAAGACTCTTAAAATTGCCAGTGCTTTCAGAGACTCCCAACAATGCATGAAGAAGTAATTTGTAGGCACTAGCCTCTTATAGTTACCTACATGAAGAATGTTTTGATCTAAACAGTGATTTGGGCTTCTCTCCTATACTGGTAACAGGTCACAACCAAGACATTTGAATGTGATGGACTAAAAGGAAATTTTGCATTCATTTCAAGCagacttcttcctttttttaagaaagagtttGTAATTCTTCAAATGGTCTTGGACTCAAACCTACTGTTCACAAAAAATAATCTCCTGTAAGCAAACTGGTAGTCTTCTTGTAATAGTAAACAAATTGTCTGGTCTACATTCTCTAATCTATGCCTAGAAAATAAGGCATTAGTAATTCTTCATTGGCCACTGCAGAGCATAGACAAATGTTTTCTTCCTAATCAGAGGCATATGCAAACATTCCTCAAAGTgcattgttatttttaacatctcttaTGCATTTACAGAGTCAGAATTTATGACTCCCTACATACTTTTAGTATAAAATAATGCTCATTCCCAACACCTTACATATACCATAATTACTTGAAAAAAGACAAAGTGAGAGCAGCTACAGAAGTAGCAAGATAacttttcacaaataaaaatatacaaaaaatggCAAGTTAGTGATAACTAGTAGTATGAACTctcaataatattccactttGGGTTCCAAATTAAGATTTGACAAGTTTGAAGCCTTGTCCTGTGTCCAGCACAGTAGGAAGAAACCAactcatttttaatcttttcaagcACCTAAAACAAGTTTTGCAGATCCAAAAAAGGTTCAGACCACACAACCAATTTGCCAAATGCACTAGTGGATATGTAATACGAGGAAAGTGTAACATCCAGTGCTTGGCCACGTCGCTTCCCGTTGGCAAGTGCAGAGTGTAATCACTCCACCGTTTTGACACACCATATACTGCTTTGACGGTGCGTCCCTTTTCAGTCCAGCAGATGTTATTAGTGGAGTTGCAGTTATATTCTACCCAGTCTTTCGTAAAGTCCCCCAGCTGAGGTGGGTCAGCTTCTTCGATGTCTACTGTCTTTGTCATTTCTGCTCCTTGTACTGCAATATACTGGTCACtgatttttctcacttctttcacCCAAGGGGTTGAATTCTCACTATCTAATACAATAATAAGTCGGGAACAGAAGGAACCATTCTTTTCTCTCCACCACTCTAGAAGTGTGTCAAGGCGTAGTATGTCTCCACCTgtgaacaaaagaaaattcagtaGACTATAATTCCTGAAGCCTCTCATTAAGAATACTCTTTGACTTAGGTGTACTTTCTTTAATTCTTGGAATTAAATTGTAAGCGAAAAAACAGATAAAGCCTTCCTTTcaaacaaagattttttaaaaacagacttaATTAAGAACATATGCATAACCACCAAAACTATGCCTTTCTTTCCCATTTGATTTATAGTTTGTTATTATAACCATTGTAGTAAGTTTTCAATAATCAATCCCTGCTTTTAGGTCTGAAATTCTATTTCTAAAAAGACTTCTGAATTGACTAAAACTTTTTCTCTTGTGCTCCGAAGTACACAGAATGCTAAACTTTACCAGGAATTAAAGGAGCTATAAGGTTAAAAAGTTGTTTTCTACACTGAATTATTAGAAAGTTACAGGTCAAGTAAATGATTTTATAAGCTATATTCAAGTAGTTTTAATGTTGACTACCTTCTTCTATATTCCAATATTTTGAAAATGGGTGAACTATACTAATAAAAAACACCTACTTAACCAGAACATGCCACTTCTCTACATTCACGGTTTTTGCCTTTACTGGCAACATGgtaatggggaaaaaatacacTTTAGGAGTCAGGCAGATCTGGGCTTAAATCATGGTTCCATCACTTATCAGTAGTATGACCAAGAGATATTATGTAACCACTTTCAGCTCTcatgtcatctttggaaaaataaagatgatagaAGTGACAGTAGTGTTCTCAAAGGATTTCAAGTGAAGGTTAAATCTAATAATGTGTATAAAGTACCCAGCATAGTAGCTGTGCTTCAAATGTGCCCAATAAGTATTAGTCTGCCTTTACTCTTTCTGGACAGCTATTGAGTTGCTCaatatttatttgcaaaaacaaaaaattagaaaaatatttttctttatgataaaATCCTGTTACAAATCGGGCATGAAATTAGTAAGACCACGATGGCTTAAAATCATTTCCAACTTAACCTTgagtttgtttccttccttctgaagtTCTTGTATTGGCAGCTCTGCCTCTGTCCTTCTACAatagttctgtttatatttttctttgatctgaatatctatttctatttacattttatgatttttattatttgtaagtATTCCTGGTGAAACACATCTAaaattttttatggaaaaaaagtaGAGTACAATTAAGCCTAAAAGAAGTATTTCTAAtgtaaaagtaagaaaattatcctttttttcatGATTCATTCAATGATTTCATCCATTTATCAGTTACTTAAGGatcccctactgtgtgccaggctctgttctaggcactaaGCAAATAACTCATAAAACAAAGCCCTTGACTTACagggtgtatattctagttgggaaGACCTACACACAAACTTACATGTAATGGAGCTACATCTCATTTCTCCCTGACAGAGAGATTTAATATtaccccctcattttacagatgggagaaGTGAAGctaagagaagttaagtaacttgcctaaaatAACACGGTTGGGGCAAATCAGGACCAGAACCAAAGTCTCCTGACTTAAGTGCTACtcccaccatatcacactgcctgctatttaaaattttgatgagcTTTCTAACATAAGTAAAACCGTACATGTGCAGGACTACTGAAATCACTACTAGAGGTACTAGTCAAAAATTTAACCAGCTTCTGAAAAATGtaactatatttaataatttggaaaatacttCAAAGGGAAAGTGATTATAAGTCTCAGatcaaacagatttttttcttccaatcaaTATAAGACATCATTCTCAAAACCTGTAGAGATTACTAAAATTATCCTAAACAGGTAtactagagaaaagaaaaacaaaacagtcatATGTATACTTTGTAAACTATGAAGTGTAAAATTGAGAATTCTGGAAATTTAATATTTCCATGTGAAGGACCGACTTCCACAAACAGTGTATCTTCACAACAGTGAAACTGCCAGAGCTGAATTTACCTGCAAGAGCCCACTCTCCTGTACCATGCGTGTGCCCACTGTAATACAAAACATATGTATCATGTCTAGGTCCGTCCACAGTCCGAAGTTcaaggaaagctttcagtttggAATGTAGAGTATCAAAAGACAGTCCACTTGTGGAGTAGTCACATCCATAGGTCTCAATCATATGATATGCAAAAAATCTTTGGATAGCATTGAGCATGCCCGTAGACCTCAAATTTAACTCTTGTACATGTTCTGGCGGAAGAAGTGTCGGCTGACCATCAGGactgaagaaggagaaaaagatattattttgaTGTTAATAAGTATTCATTCTATGtcatatttttatcctttataattAATTATCTAAGAATCAAATAGTTGCTGCTAACTAAATggcaggattttttaaaaatcatcttttctAAAATTCCTACAGTGCTAAGAACTGAACTTGGAAAATCAAAGCCTAGtttgtaaaaattatatttcttatcaATAGAACAATAACCAAACTGAAAGCTGGGACAATGTCTCCAAATGTAAACAGTACTACTTTTCACTCTTTATGCATATCTTCTTACCAAATGACAGATACTGGACAAGACTTTCTAAAAGCAAGATTACACTAATTTTATCACAACAGTGCTTCAAGAACACTGGGGTGGGGACTATAAGGAAAGAacctttttttcttgagaa containing:
- the TMEM168 gene encoding transmembrane protein 168 isoform X2, whose amino-acid sequence is MFLIVLPLESMAHGLFHELGNCLGGTSVGYAIVIPTNFCSPDGQPTLLPPEHVQELNLRSTGMLNAIQRFFAYHMIETYGCDYSTSGLSFDTLHSKLKAFLELRTVDGPRHDTYVLYYSGHTHGTGEWALAGGDILRLDTLLEWWREKNGSFCSRLIIVLDSENSTPWVKEVRKISDQYIAVQGAEMTKTVDIEEADPPQLGDFTKDWVEYNCNSTNNICWTEKGRTVKAVYGVSKRWSDYTLHLPTGSDVAKHWMLHFPRITYPLVHLANWLCGLNLFWICKTCFRCLKRLKMSWFLPTVLDTGQGFKLVKS